A part of Streptomyces sp. NBC_00557 genomic DNA contains:
- a CDS encoding MinD/ParA family ATP-binding protein produces the protein MATPEPVPTLDPRLAIALGSPQHGDSLVRRSGRSLRKLASSAAQEVAEESRLGGMVQQPVTTGRVIAVTSIRGGVGKTTTAALLSRAFSHYRHDPVLALEADAALGTLPVRMGAQSVRWSCVELARILTPSMQLTDVTGYLVPVADGGWLLPASQGRVGAPLDVATYRTVTLALRRYFAVTVVDCETLPGEVARTAMDTAHARVVVAPLTAEGVGGTRIVLDWLGGLPHAALASTVVALTSNTPDANLDLKAATAHLRETGVTLVHLPYDRHLAGGGPIMTDRLGAATRRAATQLAAESLHRAVRVR, from the coding sequence ATGGCGACGCCGGAGCCGGTGCCGACGCTCGACCCGCGCCTCGCCATCGCACTCGGTTCCCCACAGCATGGTGATTCGCTGGTCCGGCGTTCGGGCCGGTCGCTGCGCAAGCTGGCCTCGTCGGCCGCGCAGGAGGTCGCCGAGGAGAGCCGACTGGGCGGCATGGTGCAGCAGCCGGTGACCACGGGCCGCGTGATCGCGGTGACGTCGATCCGCGGCGGTGTCGGCAAGACCACGACCGCCGCGCTGCTGTCGCGGGCGTTCAGCCACTACCGGCACGATCCCGTACTCGCCCTCGAGGCGGACGCCGCCCTTGGCACGCTGCCGGTGCGGATGGGCGCGCAGTCCGTCCGCTGGTCATGTGTCGAGCTCGCCCGGATCCTCACTCCGTCGATGCAACTGACCGACGTCACCGGCTACCTTGTGCCCGTCGCGGACGGTGGCTGGCTGCTGCCCGCCAGTCAGGGACGGGTGGGCGCCCCACTGGACGTTGCGACCTACCGCACCGTCACACTCGCGCTACGACGCTACTTCGCGGTCACGGTGGTCGACTGCGAGACACTGCCCGGCGAGGTGGCCCGCACCGCGATGGACACCGCACACGCGCGTGTGGTCGTCGCCCCGCTCACCGCGGAGGGCGTGGGCGGTACCCGGATCGTCCTGGACTGGCTCGGCGGGCTGCCTCATGCCGCGCTGGCCTCCACCGTGGTGGCCCTCACCTCGAACACTCCCGACGCGAACCTCGACCTGAAGGCCGCCACGGCCCACCTGCGGGAAACCGGAGTCACCCTCGTGCATCTGCCCTACGACCGGCACCTGGCCGGTGGCGGACCGATCATGACCGACCGGCTGGGTGCGGCCACGCGCCGCGCGGCCACCCAGCTCGCCGCCGAGTCCCTGCACAGGGCGGTGCGGGTGCGGTGA